In the genome of Coraliomargarita algicola, one region contains:
- the rpmA gene encoding 50S ribosomal protein L27, whose product MSHKKGQGTSRNGRDSNAKRLGVKKFGGEVVVAGNIIIRQRGTRFHPGANVGMGRDHTLFALKDGRVAFDKLHRTINVVEEAVA is encoded by the coding sequence AAAAAGGACAAGGAACTTCACGTAACGGTCGCGACAGCAACGCAAAGCGCCTCGGCGTTAAAAAATTCGGCGGCGAAGTCGTCGTTGCGGGCAACATCATCATCCGCCAGCGTGGCACACGCTTCCACCCCGGCGCAAATGTCGGAATGGGCCGCGATCACACCCTCTTCGCCCTCAAAGACGGTCGTGTTGCTTTTGACAAGCTTCACCGCACCATCAATGTAGTCGAAGAAGCTGTCGCTTAA